The Streptomyces uncialis genomic interval GACCGCCCGGGACCCGGCGCCCCCGTGACACCGCAGCTCCCGCCGCCCGCGCAGCCCCCGGGCGTACCGCAGGCACCGCAGGGCGCGCCCGGCGCCTGGGCCGGTCCTGGTGCGCCCCTGGCCGGTCCCGGTGCGTCAGGTCCGGCCGGTCCCGGCACGGCACCCGCCGGATCTGACACACCGGCCGTCCCCGGGCAGGCCGCACACCCCGGCCACCCCGGCCACCCCGCACAGCCCGGCCAGCCCGGCCAGCCCGGCCAGCCCGCCCACCACACGGCACCCGTGCCGCCCCCGCCCGCGTCGGCGCCCGGCGCGTACCCCGCGCCCCAGGCGCCCGCGCACCCGACGGGTGGTCAGCCCGTCCCCGGTGGATACGGGTTCCCCCAGCCGGGCCAGGTGCCCACCGGACAGCCGCCGCTGCCGGACCCGTCCGTGGCGCAGGGCGGCGGGTACGGCTTCCCGCAGCAGCCCGTTCCCCCGGTGGCCCAGCCGCCCGCGTTCCCCGCCCAGGAAGGGTGGAACCCGGCCGCGCCGTCGTCGTACCCGCAGCCCTCCCAGGCGGCGCACCACCCCCAACAGCACGTCCAGCAGCCGCCCGCCGCACCGCCCGGCCCCCCGCAGGGACAGGTTCCGGGCGGGCCCCTGCCCGGACAGCAGCAGCCGTACCCGCCGGGACCCCACCAGTCCCAGCCGCAGGCACAGCCTCAGCAGGGAGGCGGCTACGGCTTCCCGCAGGCACCCGGTCACCCCGGCGCCCAGCCGCAGCAGGCACCGCAGCCGCAGCAAGCCCCGGGCATCCCGACCGCCCACCAAGGCCATCAGAGCCACCAGGGCCACCAGGCTCCGCAGCCACCGCACGCCCCTTGGCCGGAGCAGGCGCAGCCGCAGCCGCAGCCGCAGCCCCAGCAGGCACCGCAGGCACCCCAGCCGCCCCAGGCATCGCAGCCGCCGCAGCAGGGTGGGCCGGGGCAGCCGTTCCCGGCTGACCCCCGGGCGGGCAGCGCCTGGCCGCAGCCGCTCCAGCACGACCAGCGCGAGCGCACCAACCCCGGTGCCCCGCTCGGGTACACGGCCGCGGTGGAGCTGTCGTCGGACCGGCTGATCGGCAAGAAGCAGAAGGCGCGCAGCGGCAGGCCCGCTGCGGGTGGTTCGCGGTTCAAGCTCGGTGGCAAGAAGGAGGAGGCGGAGCGGCAGCGCAAGCTCCAGCTCATCCGTACGCCCGTGCTGTCCTGCTACCGCATCGCGGTGATCAGCCTCAAGGGCGGTGTCGGCAAGACGACCACGACGACCGCGCTCGGGGCGACGCTGGCCACCGAACGCCAGGACAAGATCCTCGCGATCGACGCCAACCCCGACGCGGGCACCCTCGGGCGCCGGGTGCGCCGGGAGACCGGGGCGACCATCCGTGACCTGGTGCAGGCGATCCCGTACCTCAACTCGTACATGGACATCCGCCGGTTCACCTCGCAGGCGCCGTCCGGTCTGGAGATCATCGCCAACGACGTCGATCCGGCGGTGTCCACGGCGTTCAACGACGAGGACTACCGGCGCGCGATCGACGTGCTCGGCAAGCAGTACCCGATCGTGCTGACGGACTCCGGCACCGGGCTGCTGTACAGCGCGATGCGCGGGGTGCTGGACCTCGCGGACCAGCTCATCATCGTCTCGACGCCGTCGGTGGACGGGGCGAGCAGCGCGAGCACGACGCTGGACTGGCTGTCCGCGCACGGGTACGCGGATCTGGTGTCCCGTTCGCTGACGGTGATCTCCGGGGTCCGCGAGACCGGCAAGATGATCAAGGTGGAGGACATCGTCAGCCACTTCGAGACCCGGTGCCGCGGTGTGGTCGTCGTGCCCTTCGACGAGCATCTGGCGGCCGGGGCCGAGGTCGACCTCGACATGATGCGGCCCAAGGTGCGGGAGGCGTACTTCCAGCTGTCGGCGCTGGTCGCCGAGGACTTCTCCCGGGCGCAGCAGGCCCAGGGCCTGTGGACGTCCGACGGGAATCCGCCTCCGCAGCTGGCCCCGCCGATGCCGGGTCCGTACAGCCACGGCCAGGCGCAGCAGGCTCCCGCGGCGCCGGGCCAGGTTCCCGGGCAGATGCCCGGTCAGGTACCCGGGCAGCCGCCCGGTCAGGTACCGGGGCAGATGTCCGGCCAGGTCCCCGGGCAGATGCCGCCGGGTCAGCTTCCCGGGCAGCAGCAGCCGATGGGCGGGGGCGGGTACCCCGGCGCCGGTCAGGCGTACGCCCCGCAGGAGGGCGGCTACGGATGGCCGCCGCACCCCGGTGGGCCGGCGGCGGGTCCTCCCCCGGGGATGCCCCTGCCTCCCGCCGGGGCACCGTACCCCTACGCCGGTGCCGGTACCGATCAGCCCATGGCACCCGGCGCGGTGCCCCCGCAGATGCCTCAGCCGCCGCAGGGTCCCCCTGCTCCGGCGGGTACGGAGGAGGGGGACTCCCCCAGCCGCTGAGGTCCCGCCCTCGAACGTGTCGACGAACGAGCTCACCCACATGGGTGGCCCGTGGCCGGCCGGAGACGCTTCTCGCAGGCGTCCCCGGCTTTTCGGCGTGTGCCGACGGGGCAGGCGGGACGCGTGTGGGCCAGGTGGACCAATTTCCGCCGCGAGGGGGCTGGAGGGCTTGTTCTCGCAGGCCACGTCGGGGGCGGGGGTTGTTGACGGGACGTACCTACGCTGATAAACACACAAGCAATCCTGTGTCTCATCAACAAGCCGTCCCTGCGTGAGTCATGACGCGAGGTCATCGATCGATGGACCCAGATCCGCACGGCCCACCCCCCACATCCCCCACATCCCCCGCACCCCCCAGGCCCCCCTCACCCCCCGCTCCCCCACCCCGCGCCCTCCCGCCCGGTACCGTCCCACCGCGTACCGCGCCGCCCGGTGCCCTCCCGACCCGTACCGTCCCGCACCGCGGCGTTCCGTCGGCCGCGCTCGCCGCCGCCCTGGTCCTGCTCGCGCTGCTGCCCGTGCTCGGTGCCGCGCCGGCGTCCTGGGACGGGACCGGCGCGCGGGTGTCCGGCCGGGACGAGGACCGGCCTCGGCGGACCCTCAAGGTCGCCGTCTCGCAGAGCGTCGACTCGCTGAATCCTTTCCTCGCCACACGGCTGCTCAGCACCAGCGTGCACCGGCTGATGTACGAGAACCTCACCAACTACGACCCGGCGGACAGCCGTCCCGTACCGGGGCTCGCGACCGCGTGGAAGCCCTCGTCCGACAAGCTGACCTGGACGTACACCATCCGGGAGAACGCCCGCTGGTCGGACGGCAGACCGGTCACCGCGCGGGACGCGGCCTGGACTTTCACGACGATGATGACCGACGAGGACGCGGCCACCGCGAACGGCAGTTTCGTCACCAACTTCCGTGAGGTGACCGCGCCGAGTGCGACCCGGCTGGTGATCCGGCTGAAGAAGCCGCAGGCGACGATGGCGGCGCTGGACGTGCCGATCGTGCCCCGGCACATCTGGTCGAAGACCGGGGACCTGGCGGAGTTCACCAACGACCGGACGTTCCCGGTGGTCGGCAGCGGTCCGTTCGTCCTGACGGGGTACAAGGCGGACAGCTATGTACGGCTCACGGCGAACCCGGTGTTCTGGCGGGGCGCGCCCGAGTTCCACGAGCTGGTCT includes:
- a CDS encoding AAA family ATPase codes for the protein MRISSAALKREFSQRAQEAVRPGATGAAGDPGTGDAAAPAAGDPSGPQGRAGSGDAVVPGPRTPSAGPASGSGADPSRTESAVASSSDGSRSEGTGSGAAPESPTPDTSAAEAAEDDGTAASTTAATADSVEGVSPDSGPPAPVPGQAGGDAKSGGHPGADPENSADTAEGTPSDVPADIQDAVPPVPSAPAVAPVADGTATDGPGTATGTAPDGAGHGTPPHWTPPPAPQDGLPPLPPAFQPATPGPAGQWPVTDRPGPGAPVTPQLPPPAQPPGVPQAPQGAPGAWAGPGAPLAGPGASGPAGPGTAPAGSDTPAVPGQAAHPGHPGHPAQPGQPGQPGQPAHHTAPVPPPPASAPGAYPAPQAPAHPTGGQPVPGGYGFPQPGQVPTGQPPLPDPSVAQGGGYGFPQQPVPPVAQPPAFPAQEGWNPAAPSSYPQPSQAAHHPQQHVQQPPAAPPGPPQGQVPGGPLPGQQQPYPPGPHQSQPQAQPQQGGGYGFPQAPGHPGAQPQQAPQPQQAPGIPTAHQGHQSHQGHQAPQPPHAPWPEQAQPQPQPQPQQAPQAPQPPQASQPPQQGGPGQPFPADPRAGSAWPQPLQHDQRERTNPGAPLGYTAAVELSSDRLIGKKQKARSGRPAAGGSRFKLGGKKEEAERQRKLQLIRTPVLSCYRIAVISLKGGVGKTTTTTALGATLATERQDKILAIDANPDAGTLGRRVRRETGATIRDLVQAIPYLNSYMDIRRFTSQAPSGLEIIANDVDPAVSTAFNDEDYRRAIDVLGKQYPIVLTDSGTGLLYSAMRGVLDLADQLIIVSTPSVDGASSASTTLDWLSAHGYADLVSRSLTVISGVRETGKMIKVEDIVSHFETRCRGVVVVPFDEHLAAGAEVDLDMMRPKVREAYFQLSALVAEDFSRAQQAQGLWTSDGNPPPQLAPPMPGPYSHGQAQQAPAAPGQVPGQMPGQVPGQPPGQVPGQMSGQVPGQMPPGQLPGQQQPMGGGGYPGAGQAYAPQEGGYGWPPHPGGPAAGPPPGMPLPPAGAPYPYAGAGTDQPMAPGAVPPQMPQPPQGPPAPAGTEEGDSPSR